The following coding sequences are from one Portunus trituberculatus isolate SZX2019 chromosome 6, ASM1759143v1, whole genome shotgun sequence window:
- the LOC123518249 gene encoding uncharacterized protein LOC123518249, with translation MSLLTSVVVVVVVLAEAQAKESMAVGPLGASSRGVALQDDLLTPEWLQNIPAESKIAKYRKRRFINFPTGSKLELEIVLTVPTEGLSDSGTIVVENDLVFNLPNSSHVHYYTGRSLEPGPQRLDLFSRVEDFLKGWGFDGHVCTLKAICEVAELPFDHGLLGEVVNLVLRAMGASHNDIEGVEEVPEDEYALAYYYGRHHGSCAALYPECPISVANIVSKVMPV, from the exons ATGAGTTTGTTGacatcggtggtggtggtggtggtggtgctggcggagGCGCAGGCGAAGGAAAGTATGGCGGTGGGTCCTCTAGGGGCGTCCTCCAGGGGCGTGGCGCTGCAGGATGACTTGTTGACCCCCGAGTGGTTGCAGAACATCCCAGCGGAGAGCAAGATCGCCAAGTACAGGAAGAGAAGGTTCATTAACTTCCCCACTGGATCAAAACTTGAG CTGGAGATAGTACTGACGGTGCCGACGGAGGGATTAAGTGACTCCGGGACCATAGTGGTGGAGAACGATTTAGTATTCAACCTTCCTAACTCCTCCCACGTTCACTACTACACTGGGCGCTCTCTGGAACCCGGCCCGCAGCGACTTGACCTTTTCTCCCGCGTTGAGGACTTTCTGAAGGG GTGGGGCTTTGACGGCCACGTCTGCACGCTGAAGGCGATCTGCGAGGTTGCCGAGCTGCCCTTCGACCACGGCCTGCTGGGGGAGGTGGTCAACTTGGTGCTCAG AGCTATGGGCGCCTCCCACAATGACATAGAGGGCGTGGAGGAGGTGCCGGAGGATGAGTACGCCCTTGCCTACTATTATGGGCGCCACCACGGGTCCTGCGCAGCCCTCTACCCAGAATGCCCCATCTCCGTCGCCAATATTGTGTCAAAGGTCATGCCtgtttaa